ttcttcagacttaagttaAATTAAGTTGTTTAATGGACTatcaaggaactgtaaatgcacaATTGATTTAAATATGTTTCCCCGGGATTAGGTACAATGATAATGCATTGTAGTAGCATGTCAACCTATATATGTGTAGAGAATGGCAGGGTGACATTTTTTCAtgcagtgttgaatctctggaactctctccccctAGCGGGTTGTGGAGGCGAGGGTATTTGAAGGCGCGGgagattttttaaaatttaaataagtAAATCAAGGAATTAAAGACAATGGATAACCTGCGTATAAGAGGAGATGAGTTCCAGCGTAGATCACCCATGACAATATTAAATGGTGTGGTAGACTTGGGTCGAGTTGTAAGCACGTTTgtggcccatatctgaggaaggatgtgctgactctggagagggtccagaggaggtttacaagaatgtttccatgaatgagtgggttatcatatgatgagcgtttgacaacactgggcctctacttgctggagtttggaaggttgagagggggacctcattgaaactgacaggatgtggaaaggatgtttctgcCAAAGATTATAGATTTCtactggtggaagagtctaggatcagagatcacagcctcagcattaaagggtgctctttacgaaatgaggtgaggaggaacttctttagtcagagggtttttAACCCGTGGAACGCGTTGCCACTGAGAGCTGTGGAAGTCAaggcagtgaatatttttaaggcagaaatagacacaTTTGTGATTAGAATAGGTGtcctggggtgaaggcaggaaaatgtgattcGGAGGCataaatcagccataattgaacggcggagtggatttgatgggccaaatggcctaattctacccctattacgtgaccccaccacttgccacatcttcccatctccccccatgtctgccttccgcaaagaccgctccctccgcaactcccttgtcaattcttcccttccctcccgtaccaccccctccccgggcactttccattgcaaccgcaagaaatgcaccaCCCGtctctttacctctcccctcgactccattcaaggacccaagcagtcgttccaggtgcgacagaggttcacctgtatcacccccaacctcatctactgcatccgctgctctagatgtcagctgatctacatcggtgagactaagcggaggttgggcgatcgcttcaccgaacacctccgctcggtccgtaagaatctacctgacctcccggtggctcagcacttcaactcccccctcccattcccaatccgacctctctgtcctgggtctcctccattgccagagtgagcaacactggaaattggaggaacaacacctcaaattttgcttggggagtctgcatcctgcgggcatgaacattgaattctcccaattttgtttgcccttgctgtctcctccccttcctcagccctcgggctgtctcctcccatcccccagccctcgggctcctcctcctttttccttccttctccccgccaccccctatcagtctgaagaagggtttcgacccgaaacgttacctatttccttcgctgcatagatgctgctgcacccgctgagtttctccagcatttttgtgtaccctcctcCTATCCCCATTTTGTTCTGTCATCTCATACTTGCTCACCAGGTCATAGAATCAGAGTAATGCTGCATAGAAACcagtcattcagcccaacttgcttttgccaaacaagatgccccatctacacccatCCCATCTACCCGCTATGGCCGATATTCCGTTAAAACAttcaacaaaaaaagacaaatgaaGGAGTGAATAGGTCCTGTCAAAGTATAGTGGAGCCACAATTTTTTATCAGGGCAGTAACGTGAAGACAAGGGAAGAGGGAAAGATAATGAGAAATCTTGCAGATAGTTTGCGTTACTGCATTGGAGCTATATTGTgcatactgaccttcctgtcttgggcttcctccactgtgaGAGtgtggccaaatgcaaattggacgcACAGACCCTCATATTTTGCTGGGGTATCTTACTACCCTGCGGTAggaatattggtttctctaatttcaaataacccttgcattccctctatttccatccctcccctatcctAGTCATccaactagtttcattgtcgtccTGATTATTTTCATTGTTTGTATCCCCTTGTTATCACATTTTCTACAGccagcattgtgggctccacatttccgtGATCGCCGTGTTGGAAGGAACAAAGGTGGTGAACCAGTACACGAGCTCCATGCAAAGATCTGAGATTGCGAACAAACGAAACTGACACACCCACATTTTCATTGAATAATCTTACTAATATTTCAACAAATAATTTTAACACAGATGTTGCTCTCAAGATTTCTGCTGCGGATTTAATCTTGGTTATTTCTACATTTAAGCATCAGCTGTCCGGAATACCTCCTGCATAGCTGAAGAATTCCTGCCACTGGAACACCGCGGAAAGTATCATTCACGGATTACAACTCTCGCTCCCCACATGGCACACCCTTGATCTACTGAGAGGTCATTCCTCCATACAAAGAATGGGTTCAGTTCTGCCTCTGAATCCAGCAACTTGTTTGGCCATCCATTTGTAACATACTCCTGCACTCTTGACAAAAGTCTGTCAGTGCGACTAGCCTTTCGAATGTCCCCTGAAGTGAGAGGTAACTAATCTACATGAGAGAAACAAAACAAGTCCTCTCTGTTTGGGGTAACCTCCAAATTCAAAGGTAATCTAGACATGGCATCAGCACTGCTGTGCTCTGCTGCCTTATGATACTGAATATCATACTGGTATGCAGACAATATCAATGCCCATCTTTGCATTCTGGCTGCTGCCAGAGTTGGTATGTGTGCTTTTGGATCACTGTCAACAGCTGGTGATCTGTCTCGATTACAAACCTTCTACCATACAAGTATTTGAGAAACCTCCTAATGTCAAAAATCAATGCAAGAGCCTCTTGCTCTATTTGCGCATAATTTCTCTCACTGGCATTAGGTTTTCTAGACGGAAATGCTATTGGCCTCTCGTctcccttttttttttgcacatgaGAGATCACAGCACCAATACTGTATGGTGAAGCATCCCATGCTAACTTCATTGGCTTATTTACATCATAATGAATTAGCATTGTACTCTCTGCCAACTGAGCTTTACATGACTTGAAAGCTTGGTCCCATTCATGTGGCCACTTCCATGGTACATCTTTTCTCGAGGTCATTCAAGGGATGTAAACAGGTGGACAGCTAGGGGCATAATTTACATGAGCCCTGAATGAGATACATGAATAATCGTGAGACACAAGTGAGATACAGGAATGCTGGAGGCTGTCCAGTGTTATGCCTCTGTTTAAGAAGAGCTGCAAGGAAAATGCCAGAAATTATAGAGCTGTGAGCCttacttctgtggcagataaattTGTGTGAAACTTAAGTTACTGTAGCTGATTCTGAGGGATAATATACATATATAGGCATATATGAATTTGGAGAGTcgtgggctaattagggataatCAGTTTGTATGTGAgagatcatgtctcatgaatttgattacATCTTCTGAAGAATTAACCaaaagattgatgaaggcaaAGTTGTAGATGTTGTCCATAGGGACataagcaaggcatttgataaggttctgcatgaggTTCCTCTGGAATATTAAATCACACAGGATCCAGGGAGAAAATACATCAAATGGATAAAAAATTAATCATGGAAGATTGCTTTTCGAGAGGCTCGTGACGATGTATTTAAAAGTATGTATGACATCCAATAGGGGCACAATTTATTACGTTCTGGCCTTAAGACAAAATAGAACAACGTTTATATAACATGAAAAAAAACTTCAATTAGTCAATGTCTCATGTGACTCTCCCCTGGAGTCGTGTAAGGTGCTGATAACAATTTTGAGCATCtattaattgaatcatttaaaCAAACAAGAGAGTTCTCACACTGTCAAAAGTCCAAATTCACCACCAAAGGATCATTACCAAAGACAGTACTTTTTGGAAATTGCTGAAGAGACGCCAGCTGttgcatttgtctgcatttgttcCAGATAAATTAAAGTAATTTTAGGGTTGAAATTAGAATTCAAGTAGAGAATTGTATGTCATACTCGTTTCTCTCCCATAAAATGGCAAtgttttaatataatctttaatttCCCAACAAAAGAACTATTCTGTTGTTGCAATTATTCATATCATTTTACTAATTGCAAGAAAATTGACAAATAAGCAACTATTTTTTTCCGTTGAGCAAGACCATTGTTTATTTAATTCCACTTGATTGGGAAGCAAAGGATCTGGACCGAGGATGAGTCACGTGATATCTGCTCACGCCCGCTCTTCCTTCGTCTTCTTCACCCAGGTCCGCACAGCCGGTATTAGAACGTCCAGGGACCTATTCATTTTCACCTGTGAATCTGCGATTTGATATCATGTCAGGTAGAGGGAAAGGAGGAAAGGGACTGGGCAAGGGTGGTGCAAAGCGGCACCGTAAAGTCCTTCGTGATAATATCCAAGGCATCACCAAACCTGCCATACGTCGTTTGGCTCGCCGAGGTGGCGTCAAGCGTATTTCTGGCCTCATCTATGAGGAAGTACGCGGCGTTTTGAAGGTTTTCCTTGAGAATGTCATCCAGGATTCAGTAACCTACACGGAGCATGCGAAACGCAAGACAGTGACAGCAATGGACGTGGTGTATGCACTGAAACGTCAGGGACGCACATTGTATGGGTTCGGGGCTGAAAGATAAACGATACATTATTAGAAATCCAAAGGTTCTTTTTAGAACCATCACATTATTCTAAAAGACCAATCACTTGGTTCAACTTTCAACAGCAAATAATCTAAGCTACACCTGGTAAACCTCTGTGAAAACCGATTTTCAGTTGCCCGCTGGTGTCCGGGTCAcgcatttcctccattttgctcCATTTTCTTTATGTATAGTAATGGCAATGTTTCACATTCTTGCCAATGCTACGGGTTAAAATTCCAAATCCAACAAACTGGATAATTTCAGAGGTTTATTATCAACGTAATTCCTGTAGCCTTCTCTTGCAATGTGCTTGTTTTCCCTGATGGTTGAAAGTTTCACCTTTTTTTAGAATTTAGACTGTCGAGGTACGccgcggaaacagatccttcggcccaccgagtctgcgccgatcagtgatcacccctgaccaaagatactagaggagctcctctagtatctttgcccctgACACTAATGTACACATGCACAACggacacctgtacgtctttggagtgtgggaggaaactgtagcacccggaGACAGAGAGAACGGGCACAggaagaatgtaaaaactccgtcagcacccgcagtcaagatcgaacccggaccctgagcgctgtaaggcagcaaccgtaacagaaaccagaagcaagagttactcctgatcaagggtcagggagtgattctgcgttggttttcagtgctggcggcgaggcagcggCCGGACAGCAATAGCGGCCAAATCTCCCATAATTCAAAGCGAGgtagaaagtgcccagcgccgaccattgccgttgcagtgcgcatgcgcagggcggtcGATGATGTGctgccgtggttgtgcgcatgtgcagggggaggacgtgcaggccgcagcaatgcgcatgtgcaaggcggcctgccgtgccggcggatgaggagcgggcgGAGAGCGGAgtccggcggcccggacacggatagcggggggagagatagagaggggggcccgcccagagttgaacggcaggtgtcctgccttggccggaggccccctagatttcgaggccctaggcttcagcctatgaagccgagtggtaaatccggctctgcgaggctCCCTAGATCTCGagaccctaagcttaagcttgtccatTTTATACGTAAATACGGCCCTGACTTTCCTATATGTTCCCCCGGGCACGTTTGGCGCGTCGTGTCAGTCATGTCTGCAAGACAACCcttatcccctttgatctctgcgCGGCTGACTCGCTCCCCAAGAACGAAATGTTTTCAGCCGCCGTCGCAATTAAACTTTTCTACGTTTCTTTTCACCGACACGCCTCTTTTTAGATGGCAACTTTTTTAGGCACCTCTTTctggagtctgtacgttcgccctgtgacgtcgtgggttttctccgggttctacAATTACCTTACAcactaaagacgtacaagtttgtaggctaactggcttagTATAATAGTCCCAAGTCCGTCGGAGAgtgcggggatcaatggtcggcgcggactcggtgggccgaaggacccgtttcgcgctgtatcactaaactaaattaaaggagAAAAATGCTTATACGGACAATAAGTTACTGTGGCATCATGTCCCACCAATCTGTTATTTTGCGCGTTAATTGGTAGTTAAAATCACAATCAAACGTCGTGTGGTCTCGCGATAACATAGTTCATCATTGAACATAAAACACATTAATTGCACGGAGCCAATTTGTGCAAGAATAGTGAAACATAAAAATGAGTaagcaggaactacagatgcctgtttacaccgaagattagcctataaaagttggagtaactaagcggtcAGAAAGtctctctggaaaaaatgggttGGGGTGCTGGAGACAGCGGGATTAGACTCCGTACAGCAAGTGATTGCGCGACCATTGCACCTAAACCTCTGTGGAGACAGTAATATAACAGGGCAAGGGCAGTTCTTTCTGCTGTCGGGTCGGTGGCTCTTAAAAGAGCCGTTTGTTATCGGAGTTAGAGGCCGGGTTCAGGCGCGCTCCCCACGGATGCGGCGGGCCAGCTGGATGTCTTTGGGCATGATGGTGACTCGCTTGGCGTGGATGGCGCACAGATTGGTGTCCTCAAAGAGCCCCACCAGGTAAGCCTCACAGGCCTCCTGCAGGGCCATGATGGCCGAGCTCTGGAAGCGCAGGTCTGTCTTGAAGTCCTGAGCGATCTCCCGCGCCAGGCGCTGGAAGGGCAGTTTGCGGATGAGCAGCTCGGTGGATTTTTGGTAGCGCCGGATCTCTCTCAGAGCCACGGTGCCGGGCCGGTAGCGATGAGGCTTCTTCACTCCGCCCGTGGCTGGGACGCTCTTCCTCGCTGCTTTGGTTGCGAGCTGTTTGCGAGGAGCTTTTCCTCCGGTCGATTTACGCGCTGTCTGCTTGGTCCGGGCCATTATCTTTCAACAGTGAAATACAGGAACTGGTGGACGGAGCCGGATCTGGGAGCGGCTTTTAAAGCTTTGGTGAAGGGCCAGCCCGCAGCTTGTGATTGGCTGGGGTATACGCGGTCTATCACAGTGTCCTAGCGCTGAGATTGGCTGCAGGTCTGTCAGCTCCAGCCGGCAGTTTAAGAAGGTCTGAGGTCGGCGTGGGGAATTATCTGCGACCAAATACAGGGTTTAATGATAGGCGGGGAGCGGgggttcatttagtttagtttagcttaaattttagttttgtttattgtcacgtgtaccgaggtatagcgaaaagcttttttgttgcgtgctacccaatcAGTAGAAAAACTACATGATTATTATTAAGCCATCCACAGGATAACGAGAATAGCACTTTGCGTAATATGAAGTCCAAtaaggtccgattaaagatcgTTTATGTTTGTGACCCAAATCAAGTAACTACCCGAAttgttaacatattgtgtaaaatatgATATAAATCATAACTGAAaatcgtcaagaacaaaacctgcccatatttttaaaatatgaggaAAACCCTCAAATTTTCTgaatagtaattgtccaatcaaagcacgtttgactGAGCTggacgccaattgaccaatcacgtgctttgtttcaggctagttcGGGATGTAGCCAACATCAAGTCGTGGGACCAGTGAAACattgtgaatcaactggaactgaaaggtaagatctaaagtctgaatttatgaaatttaATCTGTAtgcactttaattaatttaatttcaaccTCTTATAATGTGAAAAATTAGATCTGGAGGCTGAAGTTAAGGGCCTAAACTATTTCTATCTATAACAAATCAAATTAAaagttgtcactaatgccagcttgttgaagTCAAAGAACTCTTAAACATcgaatctcggagctgcctgtgaTAATTTAACGCAAAGACGTGCTCCGACCGCGGAGCCTATgtacttaacatagtgaagccgtggtctccggtaagaagcagcCGATTCAGGAACTCAGAGCCGCGGACTGTGTTTGGAtcaacgccgctccattctcgatggtaggccgcgaggatggggcgaagaagcagctcggagggatgctgcctctccgaccaggtaggtgactaagaattaaagtttcccccttccccacccccacccaccacataaaagacctccactaacattttggACAGGGCTTAAAATTAAAAGAAGGTGAAGAACATGAGAAAAATATGGGGAAAATGGGCATTGGAAGAAACAGACTCTAACATGTTTATACAAGCCCATAATGAACTATTTGGTAAAGGACAAATTGTGTGTTACCTTGCTACTCTCAGAAATACGTCTGTTCTCTTTACAGGATTGATATGCCTTATACTTTCTGTTGGCACATGAGGGAGGGACATGTGCTATTGTGAAAGACAGATGTATGATGGGAATTCAGGACAGAACTAACATCACAAACATCAAAATTACATTATTACACTGCTCGATGGGATACTGGATGGTATTGAATGGGGAGACTGGGGATTTGGGGGATTTTATAATTGGatcattagtacaggtgcacaaccttttatccgaaagccttgggaccagacacttgtcggatttcggacattttcggatttccgaatggaagattttttgcgtagattaggtaggtagcgcgggcggtttgaaaagtctggagcggctgcctcctccctggagaccggggaatcattgtaaatcattgcataaatgttagtcagttagtttggagggattttatgtggtggggtgggtgggtgaaggggtaaactttaattcttagtcccctacctggtcggcgactcccaacatcgcggagctgggggctccgtccggccgcgggcggcgccggttgtagctccgaccccggcaactccacccctggctgcgcggcgctccaaatccagcgccgcccgcagcccccagcccccagctccgcgaacgttgggagaaggcggcctcagcgccctggagcttaccgcacagcgacccggcattgcccgcttcccgctggtatcccagcgctgcgacgcagccgactcccaacatttgcggagcctcgcagccaggggtagagttgccggggtcggagctacaaccggcgccgcccgcagccccagctgggagttggcggctacagcgctgcggagcttactgcacggcgacccggtaaggcattgaccgctccccgcctctccgaccaggtaggggactaagaattaaagtttaccccttcaaccccccccccccacataaaagtcctccaaactaactgactaacatttaagcaatgatttacagatgtttaagtgtctccccggtctctggggaggaggcagccactacagtagtacagacctgggttgaccgtgggtcgtttcgggtcaagtttggcgccaaacgcagatttggtgtgcagacgacatcctggaaaaaatggccggttttcggagtttttcggtttccggaacactggataaaaggttgtgcacctgtactactttcattctgtcttcactaaggaagacataaataatctgcccgaaatagcaggggaccaggggtcaaatgagatggaggaactgagtgaaatccaggttagccgggaagtggtgttaagtaaattgaatggattaaatcctcagggccagataggctgcatcccagagtacttaaggaagtaggcatgctggtgcagcaggcagtgaagaaagtgaatggtatgttagcattcatagcaaaaggatttgagtataggagcagggaggttctactgcagttgaacagggtcttggtgagaccacacctggaatattgcgtacagttttgccatagagggagtacagagaaggttaaccagactgattcctgggatgtcaggactttcatatgaaggggttggacaagctagatgcagtttTTGGGGGCTATAAAGCATCTCAAGGTTAGGTATAAACTTGGATGACTAATAAGCCAATGCTGATGAATCTCTGCCTTGTGTTATTATCCTATTAGTGGTCACAGAATGACCAGAGTGGggaatgaggaaatattatataaatagaaccgcttggatagttacttttatataagctaggtaatttgcaaaagaaaaacaaggttttcctgaactgaaataaagtgcaaacagacagatacacacaggcaaagatgaatcaaaacatggaggcctgaacctgAATCTGCTTAGCTTAGGTTTATTGCTGAggcactggaggaaattgtatttgatatgacttTGTGTTGAAGAATAGATAACTGAAAAGGGacctcttcttaggccagaggtcaGTTGTTCTTAGTTGTTCTTTCCTTTGTGGACATTCTTGAGCTGTGAGGTTTGGGCTGAGTGTGAGATAATAGGCCCTGTAGTTAGCCTTGGCTATGTTGAATTCGGGTGGATATGAGGGGAGTAGTTGTAAAATACCTTGTAGAGAGATAGCAGGAAAAGGGGAGGCTGTAAGTTAAGCTTTATGAAATATGTAAGTTAAGTGAATGTATCCTGGAACCAAACACTAattaagtaaattgacagatttacgacccatgtatctttggatgggagatggaaatgtgcgttttgaacttagaaactgtaattcagcaaacttatataattaatgttttaaagacataggtaatggtatttcaaaatgtgtaaaattatagtaacaccaattatgaaatgtattgtcttagtaGAAAGGAACACTTTAgacttatagaaattgtttagatttatagaaatatattttctcttggtatagaaagtgtgtatgacttgtgtgatcattatGTTATatatgtatcttgtattttgaggactggtctttcataagagcctactggggttttgctgtgttgaaataaaacaattctaaaacagttataaagcacaggcaaacgaaggctgtaatgaggccagggaagggggatcatgtgactgatgttgtaaatcaccagaaggactcagatgattggttactagcttgtcataccctctgtatctgaaatgactaatacctatataaatgccatgagtttgtatcaaagttactcctctctggacccgccccagagcatcagctctgtgttggaaggttcaggaGACTAGTcccagctgaataaagaattgattttaacagcaacaagtgtttgagtcaagttgactttagattgaaagaactcagtttaacaccctcacgctcatcagaaatttctcacgctcagtggtgagaaattttgtgatcaacgaaaatttcaaaactcggataaactgcaatggtccgcgggtgttggagagcaggggctgcgggaTGGATGGGAGTAGGaccagcggccggaacagatATGGGGTGCCGGGACGGACGAATGTTTgccggggctggcgtgttgctcgctgcagctctggtcatggagcactccggacagtgcgagtgtcctgggcgtcggaagcgttgcgccgctgccgcgagagtctctgtgccgaagggacgctctcaaagggaggtggagagagagagaggggaaggagacaggaagacagtggggagagagcgaggggggtgagaggagagagagacgggggggatgtgaatggagagagagaagagggaggggggggagagaggagacatgtaggggagagtgaggtgggagagggggggagtgagagagagggaagaaagagggaagtgagagaggaggtggagaaggaggagagaatgggagagagagagggagggagaaagaggttgaggggaagcgagggggagagagaggagagggcggtgagagaagagggggggggagagagaaaagaggggggagagaagaaagagggggagagagagaagaaagaggggggagaagagagagtgaggggaggagagttaggggaaagaggagagagagagtggagagggggagagagagaggagataggggacaagagggagggggaagagtaaggtgggggggggagagaggggagagagaggggggagagagaagagagggaaggggagagagtgagagggggagaggggagagagaggggtgagaggagaaacagagggagagagagagagagagcgaggggaaagagagggggaggggagagatagagggggagagagagagggggactgagaggagagagagcggaagagaggggggagagagagagagtctctgtgtcgaatttgctcaggtgaccggcatggatcaggctgcggctcggtgcatcctggagcacaaccagtggctgctggaagtaagtaccaagcactgggtagaaatggtggaaggtagtggacttcaaatgggggtgattggagaaagcatcctgcttgcctgctagattttcacttactgtaactgcatgaaaaatgttcccgatgttgggggcgttcagaaccattggtcacagtttaagaataaaggagggggggggggcagttaggactgagatgaggacaaactttcttcacgcagagagttgtgaatctgtggaattctctgccacagaaggtagtgcaggccaattcactggatgttttcaagagttacatttagttcttggggctaacgacatcaagggatatggggaaaaaaacaggaaagaggtactgattttagatgaatagccatgatcatattgaatggcagtgctggctcgaaggaccgaatggcctattcctgcacatattttctatgtttctatgcttgagtatatggtaaTAAAACTccatcacttgattttgaagcattcatgcatggtggaggtataatgtagtcatagtgatacagtgtgaaaacacgcccttcggcgcaacttgcccacacccgccaacatgtcccagctacactacctgcttttggtccatacctccaaacctgtcctatccatgtatcagtctaactttttcttaaatgttgggatggtccctgcctcaactacctcctctggcagcttgtgccatacacccatcaccctttgtgtggataaagttaccccataAAAAGTAAccttttaaaaatacttcatacaaaaacattgaaatcatacttctacagtgcactaaaacatgatttcaaATCTATCCTTCttctacaccctctccccactcggttgctccactccctcaccgggtacccccaaggccagtgatcagtgatcgcacagcctccccccttt
The window above is part of the Leucoraja erinacea ecotype New England unplaced genomic scaffold, Leri_hhj_1 Leri_112S, whole genome shotgun sequence genome. Proteins encoded here:
- the LOC129715347 gene encoding uncharacterized protein LOC129715347, which gives rise to MSGRGKGGKGLGKGGAKRHRKVLRDNIQGITKPAIRRLARRGGVKRISGLIYEEVRGVLKVFLENVIQDSVTYTEHAKRKTVTAMDVVYALKRQGRTLYGFGAER
- the LOC129715343 gene encoding histone H3.1-like; protein product: MARTKQTARKSTGGKAPRKQLATKAARKSVPATGGVKKPHRYRPGTVALREIRRYQKSTELLIRKLPFQRLAREIAQDFKTDLRFQSSAIMALQEACEAYLVGLFEDTNLCAIHAKRVTIMPKDIQLARRIRGERA